One Balaenoptera musculus isolate JJ_BM4_2016_0621 chromosome 13, mBalMus1.pri.v3, whole genome shotgun sequence genomic window, atcaagtggggattatcctaggaatgcaaggattcttcagtatatacaaatctatcaatgtgataaaccaaattaacaaattgaaggagaaaaaccatatgatcatctcaatagatgcagaaaaagcttttgacaaaattcaacatccatttatgataaaaaccctccagaaagtaggcatagagggaacttacctccacataataaaggccatatatgacaaacccacagccaacatcgttctcaatggtgaaaaactgaaaccatttcctctaagatcaggaacaaggcaaggttgcccactctcaccactattattcaacatagttttggaagttttagccacagcaatcagagaagaaaaagaaagaaaaggaatccaaatcagaaaagaagaagtaaagctgtcactctttgcagatgacatactatacatagagaatcctaaagatgctaacagaaaacactagagctaatcaatgaatttggtaaagtagcaggatacaaaattaatgcacagaaatctcttgcattcctatacactaatgatgaaaaatctgaaagggaaattacggaaacactcccattgatcactgcaacaaaaagaataaaatacctaggaataaacctacctaaggagacaaaagacctgtatgcagaaaactataagacactgatgaaagaaattaaagatgatacaaacagatggagagatataccacatttttggattggaagaatcaacattgtgaaaatgactatactacccaaagcaatctacagattcaatgcaatccctatcaaactaccaatggcatttttcacagaactagaacaaaaaatttcccaatttgtatggaaacacaaaagaccccaaatagccaaagcaatcttgagaaagaaaaacggagctggaagaatcaggctcccggacttcagactatactacaaagctacagtcatcaagacagtttggtactggcacaaaaacagaaatatagatcaatggaacaggatagaaggcccagagataaacccacgcacatatggtcaccttatttttgataaaggaggcaagaatatacaatggagaaaagacagcctcgtcAATAAgggttgctgggaaaactggacagctacatgtaaaagatgaaattagaacactccctaacaccatacacaaaaataaacccaaaatggattaaagacctaaatgtaaggccagacactatgaaactcttagaggaaaacataggcagaacactctatgacataaatcacagcaagatcctttttgacccacctcctagagaaatggaaataaaaacaaaagtaaacaaatgggacctaatgaaacttaaaagcttttgcacagcaaaggaaaccataaacaagacgaaaagacaaccctcagaatgggagaaaatatttgtaactgaagcaactgacaaaggattgatctccaaaatttacaagcagctcatgcagctcaatatcaaaaaaacaaacaacccaatccaaaaacgggcagaagacctaaatcaacatttctccaaagaagatatacagactgcgaacaagcacatgaaaggatgctcaacatcactaatcattagagaaatgcaaatcaaaactacaatgaggtatcacctcacaccggtcaaaatggccatcatcaaaaaatctacaaacaataaatgctggagaaggtgtggagaaaagggaaccctcttgcattgttagtgggaatgtaaattgatacagccactatggagaatcgtatggaggttccttaaaaaactaaaaatagaactaccatatgacacagcaaacccactactgggcatataccctgagaaaaccataattcaaaaagagtcatgtaccacaatgttcattgcagctccatttacaatggccaggacatggaagcaacctaaatgtccatcgacagatgaatggataaagaaggtgtggctcacatatacacaatggaatattactcagccaaaaaagaaatgaaattgagttatttgtagtgaggtggatggacctagagtctgtcatacagagtgaagcaagtcagaaagagaaaaacaaataccatttgctaacacatatatatggaatccaaaaaaaaaaaatggttcagaagaacctaggggcaggacaggaataaagacacagacgtagagaatggacttgaggacacagggaagaggaagggtaagctgggacagagtgagagagtggcatggacttatatatagtaccaaatgtaaaatagatagctagtgggaagcagccgcatagcacagggagatcagctcggtgctttgtgaccacctagagggatgggatagggagggagggagggagacgcaagagggaggggatatggggatgtatgtatgtgtatagctgattcactttgttataaagcagaaactaagacaccattgtaaagcaattacactccaataaagatttaaaaataaaagattccacatataagcagaaaaaaaaaaaagcaggcacaTGAGATGGGAACTACATGAACAATATGGAATTATTAATGCTACAGACATCTAAGTGTGCAGAAGGTATTTTggaaaatggagacagtaatCCCAACAAAACAGGAactgccttcaaggaacttaaTGCCAGCTTGGGGAGACAAAATAAGCATGCAGAGTAGCCAgaatgcaaaagagaaaaggacTTATGCTCTAAGAAATGTAGTTACCTATAAAGTACCTTAAGAGAAGAATGCTTCCACTGGAAGTTTGAGACAGCGTCTCTGGAAGATGCTGTTCCTGAAGCAACTATGGACCAATGGTTCGGATTCTGACAAGTGAAGGTGAAGAAAGAAGACACTACAGGAAAAGCTGGAGCAAAGGTCTTGAACTGGGGAATGAGGAGGCCACTGAAGAAAGAGGAGCATGCAGTACGGTCTTTGCTTCAAGGACTATGCCATCTTATTTAGGATAAGTCTTAAAAAGATATTAATCTCTGAGGGGCAGAAGAGTAAATTAAGTGAGAATGCAGGCTCTACAGACAGACTGTCTGGGCGTGTAGGCTCACACTGTTCATTTCTTAGACACATGTCTTTAAACAAGTGACTTAGTCTTTCTGTAcctcatctgtggaatggggaTGATGAAATTACACCAGAGGGCTACAAAGTGCTTAGTAGAGATCTGGGCACAGAATTAGCATTCAATAaaatatcattatcatcatcagtatcatcattatcatcatcatcatttcatCAGGGATCAAATCAAAAGGTAGGCTTAAATACTAGTTGCTTAGTCTTTCCTCTAACTTGTTGTTGATAACATTAATCTTCCCAATTCAACAATGTTCAAAAACAGTTTATTGAGCTTGTCGATCTTCACTGCCCAGTGGAAATCTCTTCTGTGGTGAGCATACTCTAGACCTATGCTGCCCAGTGTGGTAGCTGCCAACCACATGTGgatactgagcacttgaaatatggcgcGTGTAACTGAGGAACTTGATTTTTAatcttacttaattttaattaatttaaatttaaattcaaaagcaTACTGATTCGgttatttgaaaacttttttttttttttacttggtgGTTTCCTCTTTATTAATGTGCCTCCTACCTTCCCCCCACAATTTCAGTCCCTTCCATCTACCCCAAGAAAGGAAGGTAGTGAAAAGAAGGGATTGTTGGGGTTCAGAGCCCCTTGGGCAgttagaaagggaagagaaaccaAAACAATCACTGGATGTGACAGAGATTGGCAATCAAGAAGTCTAAAGCAGAATGGGAAAGGTGgtaaagaaaggggaagaatggagaaaggagaggtaCTAGAGGCCATCTCCCCCATTAACCCTTGTGTtaagaggggctgggggagagtcTCAAACATTAGGAAGTGCAGGTCCTGAAGAAGGGAGGTGGTGTTTGCCCCTCAAGGAGGAGTAGGTCAAGGAAGGAGGGCCCCCTCTCTCTGTGTAGAatgggaccccccccccaccttagGGGTAGCAACTGCACAGACCGTAGACACTTTCATCACTGGAGGCAACGTGTAGAAAGAAGTCTTCTTCATGGTGTTCCTGGTATAGCTGACCCATCCTGGCACTGGTGGGTGGAATGACATTGTCGACAAAGGAAAACAAGGCATCCTCAGCTCGGAGATGAATTCGCTTCCGGATCAAGAAGTAGAACTGACCAACTGTCAGATCAGAAGACAGCAGGCATTTCCTTTTGTCCAGGTCTCCTATCCGAGCTTTGGGAGCCTTTTCTACTATCACCGGGAACCGGTCCGGGTATTTCTTTCGGATCTTCTCGCCCTCAGAGCGCCGCTTCTCGAAAGGATGCTCCCCTTTATACACAAACTTCACCCTCTGGGGAACCGGGCTGAGGGAACCccggggtgggggctgggatgcgggggggggggccggCGGTGACGCGCGGGCTGAAAACTTTTATGTTTAGAACAATGTGGGTATGTGAATCTACACTTATCATTGCATAGTTTATGAAAACTAAGTGTAGATcaaatatttgcaatgaaaatGTAGCTTCCAAATTGAGATATTCTGTAAATAAagtacacactggattttgaagactaaGTAGgataaaaagaatgcaaagtaGCTTAttggcaatttttattttgagggtatattaaaataataagatttggGCTATATAGGGTTaagaaaaattatcattaaaattaacgtcacctatttcttttatttttttaatgtggctactagaaaaaatttttaattacattacaTTATACTGCTATTGAATAGAACTAAACTAAATCAATAAATTCAAtcaatgcattaaaaaataaagttcaaaattatttttgtgtttaaataaaattttaagtgaatgaaaaataatagtaatgctGCAGGCATAGCAAATAGTTTAATATGGAGTTATTTTACAAGTCTCAAATATACCAATGTCTTTATATGcacacatttgaaaatcaaaagtaTTCTCAAAACTACATCTTTAAACATAAAGATTTGGTGAGATGACTAGAATTTTCAAGTGCATTTTTCTATGGTATCTATAAACCAGCTATCCCCTGACCTTGTTCACCCAAAAATGTGGGAAAATGTCTCCTCACTCCAAATCAAAGTATTCCCATACTTAGATTAGAAAGAACATGATAATCACAGGGACCCTCTTGAACTGAATTCTAAAGATTATTTTTTGTGAGAGTAAGAAAGAATCAGCCTCACTGAGATGATTTGAGTGGCCTGGCCCTTGAGGCCAGTGAGCCTAAAATAGCTCTGTTAAGAGATGACTGTGATGGCTTTGGGGAAGAAGAGGTGTCACTCAAGTGTCAGAGGCCAAGATGGAAGCAATTTCAACTGCTCACGCCTGTTCCATTCTTGGAGGTCATTCCATGGTCTTCCCAGGAAAGAAGGATAAATAACACCTTAAAAGGGCGAATAAAGAAGGGTAGGAAAAATAACACTTGTTTTGATCTGTATTAGAATTCCAGACACATTTCTACTAGCTTGTGatctttgggcaaattacttcacctctgggaggctcaatttcctcatctgtaaagtaataataatatgcATCTCAGAGTGAAGCTGAAAAGATCAAGTATTCAATATTGCTaaagttcctgacacatagtagctTTGGTGGAACGACTCTATGTTGGCCCCCATGACTTATTCCTCCTATTCTTGCCCTTGTATAACTCACTCTTCCTGACTGTAGGTgagacctgtgacttgcttctaaccaatagaatacaaCAAAGGTGACAGGATTTCACTTCCTTGATAATGTTACATAAAATTGTAAGGACTGTCATGATGAAAGACTCTCTTCCCTCTTGGCTTTGAAGCAACAAGCTGTCATGTCGGGAGCTGCCCTAAAGAACAAGGCACATGGCAAGGAACCGAGGGAAAACTCTGGCAGCCAGCAAGAAACTAAGCCCCTCGGTCCAGCAGCTTGCAAGGATTTTAAAGATGACAGCAACCATATGAACTTGGAAGTCAATCCTTCTCCAATCGACCCTCAGATAAGAACTCAGCCCTGGCTGACACTTAGTTAGCAGCTTTATAGAGAGCCCACTTAACCcatgcccagactcctgacccacagaaagtgtgagataataaatgtgtgtgatTTTAAGCTTCTGTGTTTGTGGTAATATTATTCTGCAGAGTAAACCATAATACAGTGGTCTCTCCACAATCTTTAGCTCCCTCACCATGGGACTATCCTATCCCTGCACTGGCATGGTGAGtgtgaaaaatgttattgatatcatttattcattatccttccctttaaatatatctataaaagATCTTTAagttttagaagaatttttaaagtgtgcatctgtgtgtgtgtgcgtgcatgcatgtATTTGGGGAAGGGatacaaaaatactcaacattATTTACACAATGAATTGTGCACTGTAGCCACTGGTCTTCCCCTGAATGAGAACTAGTGACAAGTACCAGCATCTCCTCCCCAGACTATGAATATAGCTGTTAAGGTATATGTACTCTCTGCACCTGTGTCAGCTTGCCTGCATTTTAGCGTTTTAACTTTGGCAAGTTCTTAGCCTCTCTGATGGCCCAGTTCCTTTCTCAGGACTTATACACAAACTGCTTCAGTGCCTTTAGCTGctcaatttccattttacaataaTTGTCCAAGGGACCTGGGCTTCCTTGTCCGTTCTCTTCCAAATGCCCTCTACTTGACTACCGTGGCGGGAGGGACAATCCCATCCTCCTTGTACGCTTGGTGGGAAGAAGGTCAGAGTTCTGTCTGAATGATTTCCCCCTACTTCTTACATGCCCTTTTCCCTGTGGCTATTTACAGTgcctcacttttttttcctcttctatctCACTTCCAAATATCCCTTGAGCTATAGGAGCTGGAGacaaatgttctctttttctggTAACATTCTCCTTGGGGTAAGAAACCATTTCACGCTCACTAGACAAAGTTTATGCCTATGCTTTGGATATTCAAGATGGGGTGATATTTTCCAGATTgttgattttttcattttacGCAACACAACAATTTTAttagttatatttattatgtCTACTTGGGAACAGAATAAGAATCAAAATTTCACCACTCTACTTCCCACACTGAGAGTGATAAAGTTCGTCATAGTTGCTGATAATCAAGGGCCTCAGAAAGTGCCATGCATGTGCTGTGTGTTCAGCATGCCATACTGCAGTTGGTTCTTCTTGAATCCTACAGGATGAGTTCTGTAagaatcccattttacagatgaggaagctattTGGACATTTGTGAACTTCAGCTGGTCAATGGTAGAGCTCCTTCAAGTTGGCTTTGAACTTTCAGCTTTTGCTCTGCTGGAAGAGGTGATTTGGACCCTGAAAAGAGGCACTGAACCCTGAACAACTCCATCATCAGTAAATTCCAGAATTGTTTCCATTACTCTTTCTTGTGATACCAGTGTACTGTTTTTCATTATGCACAAAGTTTCAAAACTGAAGTCTGTTTTTACTTCAAGATGTTTCAGAATGGTGGTGAAAATTGTTTTTGGTAATTCTTTCTAGATTTATATGCAGGACCACACAGGTGAAGGTGATAACCATCTCCAAAATTATGATGAAGAACTCCTCTTATAACACACAAAGTGACTAAGGTCATATCTTGGCAATGCTATTGTGACAAcacctcctctccttttcttattctttgccCTTCTTTAAGAAATGTAGAGCAATTTGAACTTCTGAAAGATAAAAgtcagtaataaaaatgttcaatatctATAAACATCTGTATTAAATAGttctcttaattttaataaactgCACAACATCTGGTTCCATAGAACACTTCAAAATTTCCCTCAAGTTCTTGTCTGACAAAATCCCTCCTGCCACTTtcaatttgtattaaaaaagcaaaaaaagcacGTACATCCCCAACTCACTGAGTCATTTGATAAAAGCAACAGGGTGCAGTTTGTAAGCAGATGGAGAATTCAATGAATGGGCTGGCTGAGGTCACAAGATCTCATGACCCCTACAATTTCTGTCCCGTGGCTGCCAGGAGTAACACACACTGCTGAGGGGCAGATCAATCGAAGTCACTGAGACAGAGAGGAACGCAGATTTTCAGTACTTTCGAGGGCAAAAGCACAATGATGCCTTCTTATTTTCTCATGAAGGAGGTCATAAGGGTGAGTGTGTGCCATGACATGGAAACTGTGTGGCAACCAAATGATTCGCTCCAGCTCCGTATGGGAAGGTCCCTTTATTAAAGCCAACAGAACCAGAAAAGGTTCTGAATAAGAGTTGCTCTGATCTGACACAGGGAGAGTGTGAGGCAGTGAGTGACCATGAAAGCAGCTCTGTTGCTGCAGAAAAGGTCACACAGGTCTGCCAAGTTCGTGACACAGTTGTCAGCTGCTGGTCACGGCCCCAGCCTGACTACGCATCTTGTGGGGTAAGATGAGGTTGAGGCTGAAGAGGACATTTTTATGGGAAGAGATGATAAGGATCATCTAGCCACAAGCATGCTCTACTTTTTCCTCAGTAAAGgaactgcagctcagagaggacAATGTCCAAGGTGGTGCAGCCAAAGTCACAGTCAGATACAGGACAGTAGGTCCCTGCCCTTGAGATTTGAACTGCGATGTCCCAGATCTGGAAGGAGAGATTAAAGCGAGGGTTTCGCGTTAGTTAAACGACTGTGGCCATCAAGATAATAATCTGTTTGTGCTAAAACCTCGCAATCCCTCTGctggctgaaaaagaaaaaattttaagtatattcatgatttactggggaggagggcaggtgtCAGTTAGATACCATAAAAGTGATTACTATCCCACTGGCAGTGTCAGGAACACTGCGCAGCCCAAAGGGCTCACTTGCAGCTGCAGCAGGCTACTCTCTGCGTTCTTGCTGACAAGGCTGTAAGTGAGCTCGGAGAGGCCTGTGGGTTGAGTGGAGGTGACTTGTGAATGCAGAAACCTGCTCTAAGGAAATGCAGTAACATTCCCGTCACATTTTTAGCTTCAAGGATAAAAACCATGAACTGCACAGCCAGTTCTCCTTACAGGGGGCTGATGAGTGCTTGCAGGGCCTCCAGGCAACAATTCC contains:
- the LOC118905799 gene encoding gamma-aminobutyric acid receptor-associated protein-like, yielding MVSYPKENVTRKREHLSPAPIAQGIFGSEIEEEKKFSARASPPAPPPASQPPPRGSLSPVPQRVKFVYKGEHPFEKRRSEGEKIRKKYPDRFPVIVEKAPKARIGDLDKRKCLLSSDLTVGQFYFLIRKRIHLRAEDALFSFVDNVIPPTSARMGQLYQEHHEEDFFLHVASSDESVYGLCSCYP